AACAATATTCAGACCATCTTTGCTGTGACGGAAGAGTTCCAGCCTGTATACAAGGTAGCTGAgtttctgggtgtgtgtgcgcgtgtgtctttgtgtatgcatatgtgtgtttgtgtgtaaaaagCGGCAGTTTGAATGCCTCTAAGCAGCGTGGCATAGTGGTAGAGAGTAAAACTTGTAACCCAGAGACTGCCAGTTCAGTTCTCAGGTAGGGCCCTGCCTGTTGTACCTTTGAACAAGGAACTTACCCTAAATGTATAGATGTACTTCACTCAGGGttagggcatctgctaagcaattACTTTAATTAAATGCACACAAGACTGTTTTCTCTGTGCCCCATGGCTGTTAGTGGCATTTGATTCCTTAAGCTAAATTTTGCCTTTAAATGGTTCCTCAGTTTGTCATGACTAGTGCATAGCCATGCTGGAATGGATTTGTATTTTGGTAGGCTGTTTAACTTGGAGCGGCTCTCATTCTTTCTGACCACAACACTGAAAACGCATTCTAATTCTAGACTCCAATTGTATGACTGTGTGCTTGAGGGCCGTATTTAAACATCATACCAGAAATCTAAATATGGCTCAacgaaagaaaaagaaaacaactttaAAGCAAGAGGGATTGACAATGTAAGTGTGACCTTTTTTGGAAatgcatggatttttttcatttttctcaataTTTCTTCTCTAGGAGCTGAAGAATCTCATTCCAAAATCTGCCGTGGGTACTCTGTCTGCCAACTCCAGCAATGTGATCAATCTGATCATTGATGCTTACAATGTGAGTACGGCTTATCCCTTTGAACTTGAACGGCACTAGTTATGCGCAAAATTTCCTCAGTGCCTGTTACCAAGCgtttcacattaatatttactTGTGATAATGACTGCATTGTCCACATTAGGCTCTGCTGTGTGGGTAAAAAAATCTGCCTTGAAGACTACGAGTGAAGGCATGAAACCTTTCACATCTAGCTTAAATTAATTCAGTTACGCATTGTTTGACAGTCTCTGTCGTCAGAGGTGATTCTGGAGAATAGCAAGCTGCCTGATGGTGTGACCATTACCTACCAGTCCCGCTGTAAGAACGGAGTGGTCGGAGAGGGGGAAAACGGCAGGAAGTGTTCCAATATCTCCATTGGGGATGAGGTAGGCATGAAACGGTACCAGATTCTCTTTCATTTGCATGGGTATGTTGAGGTTTGGTAGCCTAATTTCCTGTTAAACATGAGTTGTGAGATTTGAGATTAAAAGGTGcacatgtggtgtgtgtgtgtgtgtgtgtgtgtgtgtgtgttaatgaaaCACTGAACTGTTCTTTGCAGGTCTCGTTCAACATCAGCATTAAGGCGCACAAGTGTCCAAAGCAGGGACAGTCAGAGACAATCAAGATAAAACCGCTGGGCTTCACAGAGGAGGTGGAGCTTGTCCTCAACTTCATCTGCGAGTGCTCGTGTCAGAAGGACggagagaaaaacagccctATCTGTCACAACGGCAACGGGACATTCGAATGCGGAGCCTGCAGGTACTTTTCCCTGTGTCACCCCACCCACAAACTTGTATTATTGAATTAAAGTCACACCTCCTATGTCACCTCACTATGTCACATAAAGAATGTTGCTGTCTATGTTTAGAGCCAGTCAGtcaggttacattacattacatgcatctagcagacgctcttatccagaacaacttccagcacaatagaacataatgGAACATATCCGTTCAATTTAACAAGCAACggtgtcagatcaggctaacagcGATTCCAGACCAGCGAGCGCGAGCACAGTTTCTCTTGCTGCCAGGTGCTACGAAGGGCGCATTGGAAGGCAGTGCGAGTGCAGCACGGAGGAGGTCAACAGCGACGACCTGGACGCCAACTGTCGCCGGGACAACGGCACGGACATATGCAGCAACAACGGGGACTGCATCTGCGGGACGTGCGAGTGCAAGAAGAGGGAGAACCCGGAGGAGCGCTACAGCGGCAAGTTCTGCGAGTGCGACAACTTCAACTGCGACCGCTCCAACAACAAGCTCTGCGGAGGTAAGTCCGGCTCGCCGTCACGAGGCTGCCTCTGGGCAAAGCTAGCAGCATCCTGTGTGAACAGCGCTGTAATTCCCTGCCAGGCTGTCATCACAGTTCAGGGTGTCAGCGTAGCGGTGAATAATAATTGTCTAAAAGCGCAtacatcattttccattttagaaTGGCTGTAATCGTTAAAGACAGAAATGCGTTTgaaacacacctgcagtgagTTATTTTGGACTATGTGGCCGTGACTGACCATGCCCTCTGTTTCTGGGCGTGTCGCCCTACAGGGCACGGccggtgtgagtgcagggtgtgCATTTGCGACGCCAACTACACCGGCAGCGCCTGCGACTGCTCGCTGGACACCACCACCTGCCTGGCCTCCAACAAGCAGATCTGCAACGGGCGGGGCACCTGCGAGTGCGGAACCTGCAAGTGCACCGACCTCAAGTTCCAGGGCCCCACCTGCGAGatctgccccacctgccccgGCGTCTGCGCAGAGCACCTGTGAGTCCAAGCGTCTGCTCACCTGCCTGTTATTGACGCAGGATCCACTGCactacaaacacagacacaggctttACCCCAGTGGGGCTAAACCGGGTCTCCAGTGTCTCTCCTCCCAGACACACTGCCCATTCATGATGGGGTGATGTATCACAGAGGGTATTACTGGCCTCCGTGAGTATTCTAGAGCAAAACTCTGTGAGGTCCCCCAGAGGGAGGAAACCCTACACTAAATGCCCACCGAGTTTGCCTCCAGAAGTTGGTGGCACACTCTctggacagggaaaacaggtCAGTTCTCTCTGAGTTGACCGTTCACAGCAGCGTCAGTGAAAGATGAAGTCCAAATTTGGGGCCtttggagacttttttttttttttttttttacactttttgcTATTTAGAGCATTGTACTGCATgtagttacacacacacacacacacacacacacacacttacagaatCACCACATCATACCCATGATCCACAAAGATCCACAAATTGTGAAATGTAGTGGAATGTCAGCTGCATTCTTGTAACCCCCCAAAATGCCCCGAAAGTAAAAATGAGACACAACCAAGACTATTTAAATGTTCAGCTTCAAAGGCCAGATTATGAGATGCTATTTTTGGTAAGGAAACAGAAACGTGTccacattttttggttttagCACGACTCCGACAAGAACGCCCTTTTGCTTTTGGAATGCTTAAAAGCATTTCTGCCAAGTGAGCAAGGCTTGGAAAATAAACTGCTATTGCCTTTATTCCACATGAGCAAATCCTGTGGAATACCAAGAGGTAGCTCTGTGGAATAAGTGGCATGTCCAATGTCATCAGCCAAAGAGCTGACAGGTTTCCTGACATGAGGTCCAATGACATCATAATAATTCagaagtcctttttttttttttttgtattttctcattAGGCCCCAGTGTCCCATTCTACAGAAGTGGTTACAGCTACACTTGCAGGAattcacaaaatggaaaaatttcATATGTTAGCCGAGCCTTACAGTCAACCTGGGTGGTGCTAccacattcaaaatgtatgctCTTCGTTTGGATGCCACTAATTCTGACAATGCTGGGGGGGGCTGTCTGTGGTATAAGGGGGCTGCAATATAATGAACGTCAGTGTAgcgtagtgataaggagcagggctcataaccaaaagggtGCTGAATCGCTGTTCTGCCCTTcggcaaggcacttaacccacaattgcctctgtaaatatgcagctgtataaatggataacatgtaacagacattgtaacctgtgtaagtcgctcttggtaacagtgtctgctaaataccagttgtgtaatgtaatggaataacACGTTACCCCCGCTGTCCCTCACAGGGAGTGCGTGCAATGTCGGGCTTTTAACATGGGCGAGAAGAAGGACACCTGCGAGAGGGACTGCATGTACTTCAACCTCATCAAAGTGAAGGACCGGGACAAGCTGCCCCAGCCTGTCCAGGCCTTCCCACTCATGCACTGCAAGGAGCGCGCCGCCAACGACTGCTGGTTCTACTACACCTACGCCGTCAACAACAACACCGAGAAGGAGGTCCACGTGGTGGAGGACCTGGGTAGGTGGTGTGAAAAGTGgaataaatgtgtgtgatgttgtCTCAAGGATCAGTCGTCACTGCGCCCTTAAGTATTGGTTTTAGTTTAAGTGGAATATCTAGTGTTCGCTGTAAAggcagtgtagaatagtggaaaggagcaggactcgtaaccaaaaggttgctggctcaatgcctgctgggacactgctgctgtacccttgggcaaggtacttaagccagaattgcctaaatatccagctgtataaatggataacatgtaaaaattgtaagctacataagtcactctggataacagcatctgctatatgacaataatgtaatgtaatatactacATCAAAAGGGTAGTTTATTTTGAAGGCAGCAGAAATGCTAGGTTACGAATTTCAGAATCACGTGTACGACATTGACTTCACGGCCCGTAATGTCTTGCCTTGCGTGTCCCTCTTGACAGAGTGCACTACGGGTCCTGACATCATCCCCATTGTGGCGGGCGTGGTGGCAGGCATCGTGCTGATTGGCTTGGCACTGCTGCTCATCTGGAAGCTGCTCATGATCATCCACGACAGGAGGGAGTTCGCCAAGTTTGAGAAGGAGAAGATGAACGCAAGATGGGACACGGTAAGTCTGCGGTGGCTTTCATTTCAGGCGTGAAATTAGACAAGAGTTTTGGGCGTCGTCGTTCAAGCGTTTCCCTTACGGTTATACATGGATTTACCTCCTTTTATAGGATTACAGTGGAATATATTTTCTGCCTTTGTCGTCTTCCCATTtgtaacattgcatttttgtgagAGGAGAAGAGCATACTGCCTGTGATTTTCCATGGAAAATGGGCTTCCCTCCCAGCGACTCTTAGGTGTAACATTGCTGTTTAGCAGCCTCAGAAGGGTCTCTCAGTCCTTGATGTCTTTAACAGGCCTGTCTAATCTTCCACTGGCCGTTGTACATTAGCTCCCTCCATTTCTACAGCAGCGATCTTGCAGGAGCTCAAGCTCTACAAATACAACTTCAGACACATGTAATGCCTCCGCATCGCCAGCCTCCGATCGCTGCCAACAAAAGCAGCAACCAAGAAATCCAGGAGCTTATTTGGATTCAGAGAACCCATAGCGGTGccacttccttcctgttttGGGAGTGGCCTCTGTTGTCCTTTGTGTTTTGATGAAGCGGTGCCCCCTACTGTTCGATCACCAGTGTTCCATGCCTGGTATGAAACCCAGAGCTCACGAAGAAGGTCATTAGAGGGTACAGTGATTCAGGCTGTCCTGATTATTCAAAACTATCCCACACACTATGGCTACCTGACATGGCAGAATGCAGCAGACAAAAGGCACTTAAACACAGCTCAAAAGCAGACTGGAGTCTTATAAGGATAACTGCTGTGATCTTCAAAAGCTTTGTCCTTTTTGGGAGTTTCCACTAGCTTgattgcaaaaacacaaactccaaGCGCGAACGGAGCCTTGTAAGTCAGACATCAGTAGTTTGATTCTGGGCTGTGTCATTTTCCAAGTGTGACAAAGAGTcgacaacagcacagcacagttgGCTTTGTCCAGCTGGTGTTCAGCCAAGGTTCCTTTCCTTTCAGTTACTGGTTGTCCTTCATAAGAGATGTGGCACTCCTCCATTCAGCACTAGCTCTTCTGTAGTATATGTATCTTGCAGTATGAAAAATAACCTAATGTAATATCAGAAGGGTGCAGTGGCCCTGATCAGTACTTCCTGGGCAAGTGAGGAAGATGGCAGACTATGTGaaatgtgtgggtgggtgtgcgtAGCATGCTGTGAGAATATATTTCCTCTTAGTAGCCTATGGTAGGTGTGTTGCTTTGCCAGATCAAAGCAGTTCAGACATCTGATGTCAAAACCAAGTAGGCTATTGAATTCAATTCTGATCACtcttcattgtttcatttcttcatcCTCATGCTGTCCATGACCTGTGACCTGTCATCTTTTCACACATATCTGTCCCTTTCTCTATCCATAGCAAGAGAACCCCATATACAAGAGTCCTATTAATAAGTTCCAGAACCCAAACTATGGACGTAAAGCCGTGGTGCTATAAGTCTGAGTTTGTATTGTTCTCCTTCTGCATGGGCTTTTTCTTGTGCTTGTTGTGTTGGTTTGGctacattttcatcatcatccCCATCGCTATTTCAAAGTATTTCCTGTTTTCTAACAAAAAGAAGCTTGTGGGGAAGTCTCAGGAGTGATCCCAGAACAGGAATGAGTTTCACTCAAAAAGTTAACTTAGTTGTAAGAGTAAAGTTTGCATGTCTTTAAAATTCGATGTGGGACATGTTCTGTACACAAGATGGAGTCACAGTAATGCTGTGCTACTTACCTTTACTGTAGTATGAGCCTCCCTGCATTTGGGCAGCTCAAACCTAACAGTCCCAGGTACAGGCTGGCCCGGCTCACTCAATTTAGACTGGCATTCCCACTCACAACCCACAGTGTTTGATTATAGTTATCCAATCGATTTTCAGACCACCTCAAAGTCGCATGTTGTAACATATGAAATTCCTAACATGCTGACACTTGTGACAGACATCTCGATTACACTACATGCTAACATAAAATGGACTTAAATGGCTACTGCTACTGCTCTCTGCTTAAGGTGTGGCAAATAGGTTTGCTGCTGAATAAGCTGTAAGTATGAAACTACCTCGTATGattctggtgtttttttaaagctcagTTTGTGAGGTATGAATTTATCATGGGCCAtcactctttgtttttttttccagctgagcCCAAAGTTAGCCTTTGATAAATCTATTGCTGTCTCAGATTTGTGTCTTGAATaatttctgctgtattttgCGTGTTTTATGAAATGGTCATAAGAACGGCTTTGCATGCGTTTTTTGAAGGAAGACCTCTGCGGGTTTTATCATTAACTTTATGGCATGTCTTTTGTGTGCAAGCGATAAATGGCCATGTCCattcattcttatttttttttcctcctcatatCCCAGGGTGAAAATCCTATCTACAAGAGCGCCGTGACGACTGTGGTCAATCCCAAATATGAGGGCAAATAATGGggtctctcttctctcattaCAACACTGTATGCAAAATAGTCTGGGGGTGCAGGGgtgtcttttgttgttgtttttttttgtgtttgtggtttttttttgttttgttttgttttccatttgtttttgtagtcACAGTATTATAGCGTTACGTTAGGCCACTTCTTCTGTATGTTTTACTAACAGTAATTTTTTCTATGCATCATTTGAaaactgtacagtatgtataaacttggatttatgttttgttgttgattctttaaatgttttaaaggaaaGTTTTTGCCACGGGACTGGCAAGGTTAACAAAGGTCATATTGTGCCTTTCACAGAATCAGATCTGTATGGACAGAGAGATCAGTTCTCTATGTGGACGTTTAGCCATTGTGAGAGTGTCAGTCAGGACCTGAGTTTAGAACAAGATCCTTAGCTTGTGCATTGTGAGAGGGCTGTCTCTTGGAACCACCATTGGTGGTGCTATTGTGTATTATGTAACTAGTCTGTAGATTCTGTTATTGATTCAGTTACTCAACAGtggggaagaagaggagggatCTGAActttttgggttttgtttgtttaattgaaatgttcgattgatgaaaaaatatttgtcaaccaaataattttcattaaaatacaatatggGCAGCCATATTTTGGAAGTAGGTAGAAGTTGTtttatttggagaaaaaaaaaactcaggtcCTTTTCTGTGCTCAGTTGAAAGCTATGCCAAATATAGCTGCCTTATTTGCAAGACAAAAGCCTTATTTTAAGAGTTTTATGTCAACCACCacaagtgaattttttttcGAAGGGGTACAGAATGTTTAATCGGTTCGAGCTTgctttttttatctctgttatttctttattaCGTACGTTCTTCTCAAAGTAAGAGGCTTGGTTGTTCTCTTCCTTGTGAAAGCTCAAGACAAATCCATTGTTTCAGTTTGAAGATCAGTGTTAAGGGAATGGCCTCTAGGACTCTCAAAGCCTAAAACACCTCATGTAATCAAAACAtcatgttcttgttttaaaagtgcctttttatttctgcattatgTTCACTTTTGCAATACTGTTcctgaatttatttattaaagtaCCAAAAATGACCATTACTCTGTTTTATGTTTGAGGTTCCTTTCCTCAGATTCTGTTTTATCAAGTAACCTAgtgttcaaaatatttcaaaatatgctCATGTTTAAAGTTCGGGGTCAggtcagaggggaaaaaaatccacgAGATTATTGTTTGTACATtccatgtacattttaatatatgtaattGCATTACTTCTCAACTAGGTGCTATATgaacaaaatcacatttaaacatgttttgatTATATGGGGAGTAATATCTATATTACTGTTTTCTTCCCCTAATttgctgtatatgtatttttaaaaagcaatttttacatgtagcCACAGGGCAAATGGATCACAGAGGGCATATAAAAGCCTTGAACCaaagatgggttttttttttttaccaaaccatatattaatataatgtatagtCAGAGACAGCAGTGATATTATCTGAAGCATATACTGCATATCTAAAAagataaacaaaagaaaattttcTAAGCGATAGCCTTCATACAAACTAGCGTGGCTGTTGGCGGTGGGGAGACGTTCCTagtaactagcaagctagctaaatgACAGTTTTCAGGAGTCGGCTAATGATAATGGTCACAGTGAAAGTACAACTTATTAAAATTACACTAACTGTAAAACCGTCAGAGTATGACgatacattttattcatctaACGTGTAGTCTAAGATATGTAGAGACAACATCACACTGGAGAACTTGAGCTGATCGAATCCAAATTTCAGACTGAAATATAGCTAACTGTTACAGCTAACGTTACCGTTAAACCAAACCACTGTGATCCACATGCTACAAAAGTAATAAAGGAGAATTTTTATTAGCTACTAGACTAATAACATACGCGTGTAGTTGTCTGCAAATCCGCCAGCTTCGATTTTTTTTCTAGCTAGCACGCAAGTTTACGTGACAACGtcttagctaacattagcacaATTGCCCCTCAAGCAAGCCGTGTGACGGTTTTATGGGTGAGGATAGCTAATATAAACTTACAATGCCAAATTCTGATTAATTAGCATTGCCTGCCACGTACGAATTACAAAATCTTTACAAAAATCGTACTCCAACTACATTTAACTATTTAATATGTAACCTTAATGCTACCTTTTTCAACGATAAACGTCACTCTGTACTGTTGATTTTGGCTTGCTCCTGCGCTGCGTGGTGAAATTGAAGAGTTATATTTTGATGCCAGACAGTTTCTCTACGTTCATGGACAGTGCTATAttaaggtcaaaggtcacctcACAGTAAAgtaatgtatttatgaaaaaatgtgattggACAAGATCGCTTGCTCCAGAATATCTTGGTCGTGcgtattttaatatttgtattaatatgCAGTGTCTCCTTTATTGGCCAATCTGTGTATTTTGTGCTCAGCCCAGGTCATTGCTGCCTAAAGCTATAATTCTGTTTGACTTTGTTTTAAACTGAgcttataaaataaataaataaaaattaaattaaaaatgcatgtttgtttgaactcattcattttttcaaaaggaCACGCCCTTGGTTGTGTCATCTGTGCACTAAAGAGTTTGGTGCCTTTTTGGCCAAAACACCTTTCAACCAGCACTACTGAGGACTTGCGACAGAACTCCTGCAAGATTGCTTCAGTTTTCCACCATGTCCTCAGCCTGGGCAAAGACAACATTCAGAGCGCATTTACTGTCACCGGAGTTATTTGCCTGTTTACAAGGTAGCTggtttcctccctctctctccatctagTTCTTTACCCATGCCTGAAAGTCAGAGGCCcagtttgtgtgttcatgtctgtatgtgttatGCAGCAGTTTGGATGCCTGTGGAATGTCCATCCTCGTAACTACACCATCTGCTCCTCGTCAGTATGTTTGTGCTCACGAGCGTCTCCTTTGTGTCCATGCTGCTGTTGGTGGCACTTTGGCCCTTTGAACCGAAAAAATTCCCCGTAAGGCTCCGCCGTGGTCAAACGGGCATGTATTTTGGTAGACTGTTAAACTTGGAACGCCCTTCGTTTTGCCTGACCACTACACTGAAAACAGATTCTAATTATAGTCTCCACTGGTACAATTATGTGCTTGAGGGCTGTATTTGAACATCACCCAAAAAATCTAAATCTGTctgcaagggggaaaaaaaggttttagtAAAAACAGACGTTTAGCATTTGTTTACACTGGCAAACTAAATGTGACATATTTTTGAATCTCTCATCCACCTGTGTGTGTAGAGCTTTGGTGACCTAATTTCCTGTTTAACAGTGACACAAggtttttcaaatacatttgtcAAGACAAAGTGTGTATTTAGACGTACTGCTACCAGGAAAATGCATGTAATCCAATAAAGCTCCGCAACGCTGAggtaaaatgctgaaatgtacaaGAACCTCTCTGATGCCAGCAGAGACTTTAAGCATAACACATACACCACAAAAAGTGGTCTTAATACAGGATGTAGTAGATATCATCATAGTGTGACACACTGCCCGTGGTAAGTAATTTTCTCCTGTGAAAGGTTGGGTGCATGTGTGGGTTCATGTGTAAGAATGTGGGCCCACGTGTTCCTTCCAGGTCTTGGTCAAGTTCTGTTTTTTGCAGGTCTCGTTCGACATCAGCATTAAGGCACGCTAGTGAGCAAAGCAGGGGCAGTCAGAGATTGTGAAGATTAAACGGCTGGGCTTCACAGAGGAGGTGGAGCTTGTCCTCAGTTTCATCCGTCAGACTGGCGGAGAGAAAAACAGCTCTCCTATCTGTCACAACGGCAACGGGACTTTAAAGTACAGACCCAGCAGGTTGAGTGCTCTGTCCAACGGCATCTGCACTCCTGCAGTGGGCTGAGTTTAAGCCACACGCCAGTTGCCATTCATTTTGGCATCAATGCAActtcataattacatttgtctagatgtttttttttctggttatgTATTAATTTACTTTTGCCTTGTTTTCAAATAATAGCCTAAACACtagtatagtatagtaatagtaatagtaagCACtgatttttgaatgtgtgagtTGTTCTGCATCAAGATGTTGTCTGCCTTCAGAAccaatctctctctgtctttctctcccctctatTAGATGCTATGAAGGCAGAATTGTTTTGTAAGTTCTGCCAGTGCAACAGCTTCAGCAACAAGCTGTGTGGAGGTGAGACTGTCTTCCTTTCCATGGACTGACTCCTCTGCTGACCGATAAGGGAAAGTTAACACTGCACACTATGCCAGGCCATCCTGGTTCAAGATGTCAGCTTAGCAGTGACTAATAATGCAGTAATGTGATGTCTAAAAGCACATATATCATTATACATTTTAGAATGGTCGTAGTTGTTTCAAGCATAGAAACGCATTTGGAATACACTTGTGGTGAGAAAAGGGTTTGGACTAGTTATTTTGGACTATGCAGCCGTGACTGACCATGCCCTCTGTTTCTGGGCGTGTCGCCCTACAGGGCACGGccggtgtgagtgcagggtgtgCATCTGCGACGCCAACTACACCGGCAGCGCCTGCGACTGCTCGCTGGACACCACCACCTGCCTGGCCTCCAACAAGCAGATCTGCAACGGGCGGGGCACCTGCGAGTGCGGAACCTGCAAGTGCACCGACCTCAAGTTCCAGGGCCCCACCTGCGAGatctgccccacctgccccgGCGTCTGCGCAGAGCACCTGTGAGTCCAAGCGTCTGCACACCTGCCTGTTATTGACGCAGCATCCGCTGCactacaaacacagacacaggctttACCCCAGTGGAGCTAAACCGGGTCTCCAGTGTCTCTCCCCCAAGATACCTCACTCAATTCTCTCCTGCACAGCTGACTCAAAGAGATAACAAAGAGATAAATCTGCAATGGTCAGTCTGTGTTAATAGGAGTTATGTAtgaagatttttaatttttagagGCATTGCTGAAGTGTAGGCTGAGAGTGGCTCAAAACGTAAGAAGGAAAGTTTAAACGTAGCACTGAGTAGAGGCCATGTCCTGTTTTGGAAGGACTGTTACATGTTGATTTCCTTCCGACCCAGTGATAAAATTCCTCCCGTTCTCTGGGGAAACTGCGCGCTTGGCTGGGGCAGTTTATCAGAGTGGAACATTTCTGCACTTGCACGAGTCTTctgtaaacactgaaatgcCCACTGTGCCTGCTTTTAGTGTTACTGTTGGTTTGGTGCTTCCTCCTGGGGCGAGTGATGTCACAGACTTCACTTCGGGGAGCGGGTGGCATGCTCTCAGTGACAGGGAAAACTGTGCTGAGTTCCACGGTCACCAGTGCCAATGCGAAACTTAGCTAACTTAGCTATTCTACAGCAGCTGTGACCAGGggtgtttctagctattgaaaagatcaggggctaagtcaagtttgcctggggcttgtcttttttttttggagggagatcggcatcagtAGGCTagggaggttatatctacctttataataaataaatattatcacaccttcggatgctgcaagtcaagttccggCCTGTTACAtagtctgtctgttgttttgctataaacacctccttttcagggcgaaaatattgtatgctaggcttaaaatattcgaggctatagccctgaatgatcggacctaatgACGCCACTGGCTGTGACTAAGGGCACCACACATGCAAAGGGAGTTTGCATGCTTTGGGAAGAGGATGGACACCACCATTCCCCTGGGCAAGGAAATGGATTTCCACTCATCTGTTCTTCTTCTCCAGATTTCCCCTGTCTTATGGGACAACagcagagtattttttttttttcagcctttttgGAGAAAAGAACACGCTGCTTATCGGAGGGGGAGTTCCGTGGAAAATGGGCCTCTCTCCCAGCAACTCTCAGGTGCGGCAGGGCCGTGCGGCAGCCTGTGTCTCAGAAAGGGGCCCGCACAGTCACTGATGTCTTTAACAGGCCTGTCTACTGTCCCTCTGGCCTCTGCAAGAAGTGCAGTTCAGCCACAGGCTGTAGGCTGTCTGTTTGAACTCAAGCTTCATTCATGTATAATACTTCGGCAGCTGTGGTTTTCAGTTACTGGCAACAACTGCAGCAACAATGAATTCCAACATCTGATTTGGATTCAGATGACCCATGGAAGTTCTATCTCTTCCTTCTCTGGAAACAGCTTCTTTCCCAATCTGTTTGTcttatgtgtgcatttttgattGCGTtgtgc
The nucleotide sequence above comes from Megalops cyprinoides isolate fMegCyp1 chromosome 2, fMegCyp1.pri, whole genome shotgun sequence. Encoded proteins:
- the LOC118771902 gene encoding integrin beta-1-like — encoded protein: MKAELFCKFCQCNSFSNKLCGGHGRCECRVCICDANYTGSACDCSLDTTTCLASNKQICNGRGTCECGTCKCTDLKFQGPTCEICPTCPGVCAEHL
- the LOC118772830 gene encoding integrin beta-1-like encodes the protein MDLKVLFIATFLGIICYSCAQQEGNECIKANAKSCGECIQVGEKCGWCTDPAFLKQGEPTSARCDELESLKKKGCNVSLIENPRGSQTINKNVEVTNRSKKGAEKLKPEEITQIQPQKLTLNLRSGEAQSFNLKFKRAEDYPIDLYYLMDLSFSMKDDLENVKNLGTSLMSEMSKITSDFRIGFGSFVEKTVMPYISTTPAKLLNPCTGDQNCTSPFSYKNVLKLTDDGKQFNTLVGQQQISGNLDSPEGGFDAIMQVAVCGEHIGWRNVTRLLVFSTDAGFHFAGDGKLGGIVLPNDGKCHLENNMYTMSHYYDYPSIAHLVQKLSDNNIQTIFAVTEEFQPVYKELKNLIPKSAVGTLSANSSNVINLIIDAYNSLSSEVILENSKLPDGVTITYQSRCKNGVVGEGENGRKCSNISIGDEVSFNISIKAHKCPKQGQSETIKIKPLGFTEEVELVLNFICECSCQKDGEKNSPICHNGNGTFECGACRCYEGRIGRQCECSTEEVNSDDLDANCRRDNGTDICSNNGDCICGTCECKKRENPEERYSGKFCECDNFNCDRSNNKLCGGHGRCECRVCICDANYTGSACDCSLDTTTCLASNKQICNGRGTCECGTCKCTDLKFQGPTCEICPTCPGVCAEHLECVQCRAFNMGEKKDTCERDCMYFNLIKVKDRDKLPQPVQAFPLMHCKERAANDCWFYYTYAVNNNTEKEVHVVEDLECTTGPDIIPIVAGVVAGIVLIGLALLLIWKLLMIIHDRREFAKFEKEKMNARWDTGENPIYKSAVTTVVNPKYEGK